One segment of Rhodanobacter thiooxydans DNA contains the following:
- a CDS encoding tetratricopeptide repeat-containing diguanylate cyclase, translating into MRTSGNRHGVVIAGLVLLGLLLATGTALAAVPVAASEVPALLKRADGIKLSNPGEFQQILDRLDGDSAALAPDQVDYLHYLQAWRAAYRGDYPTSDTMIGELLEKSRNAVVLFRAKVLKVNTLAERSRYEEAFQLESQLLAQLPEITDPDARGQALVIAAYLYEEAGQYDLAFEYADQVFKESPGPYSCKAEHAKLAALYKSGRLEGIDEQFRKGVEICTEAKDPVYGNGISFYVASLALQRGHADEAIRVLESNYPAVARSNYQILISEFDALLAEAYMSTGQLAKAKRFALEVVEQSKRNEYAESLSIAYRVLYLIEKQQGHLDKALTYHEQYMLANKGYLNAVNARALAYQTVQQQLAAKKLQIDTLSKQNEILQLQQALDRKAAETSRLYIVLLLGGLAFIAFWAYRVKRSQLRFMRQARRDGLTDIFNRQHFVNEAEQQLQYCRKSGREACLVLIDLDHFKAVNDTYGHAVGDRVLKRAVAACQAHLRSTDIFGRLGGEEFGIVLPECTLEQVLARTERIRLAIVEVVRGDATEEICVSASFGVASTKHSGHDLRQLLVHADDALYRAKREGRNRVSVSDGRSKTQLGVVAVTAEGVQ; encoded by the coding sequence ATGCGCACATCCGGCAACCGACATGGAGTGGTGATCGCTGGACTTGTCCTGCTGGGACTTCTGCTTGCGACGGGTACGGCCCTGGCGGCCGTACCCGTCGCTGCGAGTGAGGTTCCGGCGCTGCTCAAGCGCGCGGACGGCATCAAGCTTTCCAATCCCGGGGAGTTCCAGCAGATTCTCGATCGGCTGGATGGCGACAGCGCCGCGTTGGCGCCGGATCAGGTTGATTACCTGCATTACCTCCAGGCGTGGCGCGCGGCCTATCGCGGTGATTACCCGACTTCCGACACCATGATCGGTGAGCTGCTGGAGAAGTCCCGCAACGCCGTTGTCCTGTTCCGGGCCAAGGTGCTGAAGGTCAATACCTTGGCGGAGCGATCGCGTTACGAGGAGGCGTTCCAGCTGGAGAGTCAGCTCCTCGCCCAGTTGCCAGAGATTACCGATCCGGACGCACGCGGGCAGGCCCTCGTCATTGCGGCTTACCTCTATGAAGAGGCCGGGCAATACGACTTGGCTTTCGAGTATGCCGATCAGGTATTCAAAGAAAGCCCCGGCCCCTACAGCTGCAAGGCCGAGCACGCCAAGCTGGCTGCGCTCTACAAGAGCGGCAGGCTGGAAGGCATCGATGAGCAGTTCCGCAAGGGCGTCGAAATCTGCACGGAAGCGAAGGATCCCGTCTATGGCAACGGCATCAGCTTTTACGTAGCCAGCCTGGCGCTCCAGCGTGGCCATGCCGATGAGGCCATTCGTGTGCTGGAGTCCAATTACCCCGCGGTCGCGCGCAGCAACTATCAGATACTGATTTCCGAATTCGACGCCTTGCTGGCCGAGGCGTACATGAGTACCGGTCAGCTGGCGAAGGCGAAACGGTTTGCTCTTGAGGTCGTCGAGCAGAGCAAGCGCAACGAGTACGCGGAGTCGCTCAGCATCGCCTATCGTGTTTTGTACCTGATCGAAAAGCAGCAGGGACACCTGGACAAAGCTCTCACGTATCACGAACAGTACATGCTGGCCAACAAGGGCTACCTGAACGCGGTGAATGCCCGTGCGCTCGCCTACCAGACTGTGCAGCAGCAGCTGGCTGCCAAGAAGCTGCAGATCGATACCCTCAGCAAGCAGAACGAGATCCTGCAACTGCAGCAGGCTCTGGACCGCAAAGCCGCCGAGACCAGCCGGCTGTACATCGTGCTGCTGCTCGGCGGGCTCGCGTTCATCGCTTTCTGGGCCTATCGCGTCAAGCGCTCGCAGCTGCGTTTCATGCGGCAGGCGCGGCGCGACGGGCTCACGGACATCTTCAACCGCCAGCATTTCGTCAATGAGGCCGAGCAGCAGTTGCAGTACTGCCGGAAGTCGGGGCGGGAGGCCTGCCTGGTGCTGATCGATTTGGACCACTTCAAGGCCGTCAACGACACCTACGGCCATGCGGTGGGCGATCGCGTGCTGAAGCGTGCCGTGGCCGCCTGCCAGGCGCATCTGCGTTCCACCGACATCTTCGGCCGCCTGGGTGGCGAGGAGTTCGGCATTGTGTTGCCGGAGTGCACGCTCGAACAGGTGCTTGCCCGAACCGAACGGATCCGGTTGGCGATCGTGGAGGTGGTCCGCGGCGATGCCACCGAGGAAATCTGCGTTTCGGCCAGCTTTGGTGTGGCGAGCACCAAGCATTCCGGGCATGACCTGCGCCAGCTGCTGGTCCACGCCGACGACGCGTTGTATCGGGCCAAACGCGAGGGCCGCAACCGGGTCAGCGTCAGCGACGGCCGGTCGAAAACGCAACTGGGCGTCGTTGCCGTGACGGCCGAAGGCGTGCAGTAA
- a CDS encoding M14 family zinc carboxypeptidase, whose translation MHAPIRPLLAVLLATGTFGAFAAAGADSSKPYARDPAQPVDPAYTAQILKFTTDPSFNSPLTDYLPASASVPTPDKVLGHISGAPDYLPHVADVHRYFRALAAASPRVKVFSIGKSEEGREMIAVAIADESLLAGLDANKARLAKLADPRSIGMDDAVADQLVAQSTPVYYVTGAIHSTETGSPTALMELAYRLAVDEAPYIRNIRSHVITLITPVVEVDGRDRMVDLYNWHLAHPGQNYPRLLYWGHYVAHDNNRDAMAMTLNLTRNVADTFVGWHAQVLHDLHESVPFLYDNTVGDGPYNAWIDPILTGEWQQLGWDNVQQMTRLGMPGVFAHGDFDTWSPGYLMFIAAMHNGISRLYETFGNGGADTVQRILEPSEYERTWYRPNPPLPTVSWSQRNNNNYQQTGLLTALNYFAGNGQQFLKNFYLKAKRSIEKPQQAGPAAYVFPADDKRTGSRAQLLRILQLQHAEISRTSAPVTVTLSKQGDDSKKTRTQTFPAGSYVVRMDQPYSRIVDTLLDRQYWSPKDPQQHPYDDTGWSMGDLFDVQVVRVTDTAILKAPMRLLDGPVDVPQGLAAVDMPPAKLPRIALMHTWLGTQTEGWWRMALDKLGMPYDYISTQDVAKAGNLRAKYDVILFGPVGDASTQRIVDGLPMWGKPLPWKTTALTPNLGHIDSTDDIRPGLGESGVANLKRFVQAGGLLITAEDTAQFAIDVGLAPGVFVTKTDKLKVVGSVLQAKFVDRGSPVAAGYRSDDLALYSAEGQSFSVSNLVTGDKGLPNAKEFQRPTGRGGPHDTDTPEGRASIAPAALPDVKPWQALPLNAEQMRNNPWVIPAEQRPRVILRYAEAKNLLISGLLDGGDEMAERAAVVDARYGKGHVLLFASNPIWRGETIGSYPLVLNAIVNFDRLDTTPAKP comes from the coding sequence ATGCACGCACCCATCCGGCCCTTGCTCGCCGTCCTGCTGGCGACAGGCACTTTCGGTGCATTTGCGGCGGCCGGAGCCGACAGTTCAAAGCCGTACGCGCGCGACCCGGCCCAGCCGGTCGACCCGGCGTATACGGCGCAGATCCTGAAATTCACCACCGACCCCTCGTTCAATTCGCCGCTGACCGACTACCTGCCCGCCTCCGCCAGCGTACCCACGCCAGACAAGGTGCTCGGCCACATCTCCGGCGCGCCGGACTACCTGCCGCACGTGGCCGACGTCCATCGCTACTTCCGCGCCCTGGCCGCGGCCAGCCCGCGGGTGAAGGTGTTCAGCATCGGCAAGAGCGAGGAAGGCCGCGAGATGATCGCGGTGGCGATCGCCGACGAAAGCCTGCTGGCCGGTCTCGACGCGAACAAGGCGCGCCTGGCGAAACTGGCCGACCCGCGCAGCATCGGCATGGACGACGCCGTCGCCGACCAGCTGGTGGCGCAATCCACGCCGGTCTACTACGTCACCGGCGCCATCCACTCCACCGAAACCGGTTCGCCCACCGCGCTGATGGAGCTGGCCTACCGCCTGGCGGTGGACGAGGCGCCGTACATCCGCAACATCCGCTCGCACGTGATCACCCTGATCACGCCGGTGGTCGAGGTCGACGGCCGCGACCGCATGGTCGACCTGTACAACTGGCACCTCGCGCACCCGGGCCAGAATTATCCGCGGCTGCTGTACTGGGGCCATTACGTGGCGCACGACAACAACCGCGACGCGATGGCGATGACGCTGAACCTCACCCGCAACGTGGCGGACACCTTCGTCGGCTGGCACGCGCAGGTGCTGCATGACCTGCACGAATCGGTGCCGTTCCTGTACGACAACACCGTGGGTGACGGCCCGTACAACGCGTGGATCGACCCGATCCTCACCGGCGAGTGGCAACAGCTGGGCTGGGACAACGTGCAGCAGATGACCCGGCTCGGCATGCCCGGCGTATTCGCCCACGGCGACTTCGACACCTGGAGCCCGGGCTACCTGATGTTCATCGCCGCCATGCACAACGGCATCAGTCGGCTCTACGAAACCTTCGGCAACGGCGGCGCCGACACCGTGCAGCGCATCCTCGAACCGTCCGAGTACGAACGCACCTGGTACCGGCCCAATCCGCCGCTGCCTACCGTGTCGTGGTCGCAGCGCAACAACAACAACTACCAGCAGACCGGCCTGCTCACCGCGCTGAACTACTTCGCAGGCAACGGCCAGCAGTTCCTGAAGAATTTTTACCTCAAGGCCAAGCGCTCGATCGAGAAGCCGCAGCAGGCCGGCCCGGCCGCCTACGTGTTCCCGGCCGACGACAAGCGCACCGGTTCCCGCGCCCAGCTGCTGCGCATCCTGCAACTGCAGCACGCGGAGATCAGCCGCACCAGCGCGCCGGTCACGGTGACCCTGTCGAAACAGGGCGACGACAGCAAGAAAACCAGGACGCAAACCTTTCCCGCCGGCAGCTACGTGGTGCGCATGGACCAGCCGTATTCGCGCATCGTCGACACCCTGCTCGACCGCCAGTACTGGTCGCCGAAGGACCCGCAGCAGCATCCCTACGACGACACCGGCTGGTCGATGGGTGACCTGTTCGACGTGCAGGTGGTGCGCGTCACCGACACCGCGATCCTCAAGGCGCCGATGCGCCTGCTTGACGGACCGGTTGACGTACCGCAAGGCCTGGCGGCGGTCGACATGCCACCGGCAAAACTGCCGCGCATCGCGCTGATGCACACCTGGCTGGGCACCCAGACCGAAGGCTGGTGGCGCATGGCGCTGGACAAGCTCGGGATGCCGTACGACTACATCAGCACCCAGGACGTGGCCAAGGCCGGCAACCTGCGCGCGAAGTACGACGTGATCCTGTTCGGCCCGGTCGGCGACGCCAGCACGCAGCGCATCGTCGACGGCCTGCCGATGTGGGGCAAGCCGCTGCCGTGGAAAACCACCGCACTGACACCGAATCTCGGCCACATCGACTCGACGGACGACATCCGCCCCGGCCTCGGCGAGAGCGGCGTCGCCAACCTCAAGCGCTTCGTGCAGGCCGGCGGCCTGCTGATCACCGCCGAGGACACCGCGCAGTTCGCCATCGACGTGGGCCTGGCACCGGGCGTCTTCGTCACCAAAACCGACAAGCTGAAAGTCGTCGGCAGCGTGCTGCAGGCGAAGTTCGTCGATCGCGGCAGCCCGGTCGCCGCCGGCTATCGCAGCGACGACCTGGCGCTGTACAGCGCGGAAGGCCAGTCGTTCTCCGTGTCCAACCTGGTCACCGGCGACAAGGGACTGCCGAACGCGAAGGAGTTCCAGCGCCCGACCGGGCGCGGCGGCCCGCACGACACGGACACCCCCGAAGGCCGCGCCTCGATCGCCCCGGCCGCCCTGCCCGACGTCAAGCCGTGGCAAGCGCTGCCGCTGAACGCCGAGCAGATGCGCAACAACCCCTGGGTGATCCCCGCCGAGCAGCGCCCACGGGTGATCCTGCGCTACGCCGAGGCGAAGAACCTCTTGATCTCCGGCCTGCTCGACGGCGGCGACGAGATGGCCGAGCGCGCCGCCGTGGTCGACGCCCGCTACGGCAAGGGCCACGTGCTGCTGTTCGCCAGCAACCCGATCTGGCGCGGCGAAACCATCGGCAGCTACCCGCTGGTGCTCAACGCCATCGTGAACTTCGACAGGCTGGACACGACACCGGCGAAACCCTGA
- a CDS encoding M28 family metallopeptidase, protein MRVRNFTLMVALGLAALPLQAATTEPDTTRAPSINAADFARFDQTLSSDAFGGRKPGTIGAQRTTDFLVAEFKRMGLQPGNHGSWFQTVPADSTLLLNTDVSLDVTAGGKSLKLAYRTDMVVQTLQAKAEIALKDSPVVFLGYGADAPAWHWNDYRGVDVKGKTVIVLVNDPGFASRDPKLFNGRAMTWYGRWPYKYAEAALQGAAACFIVHTSDAAAGYPWSVLQNGAVGPQLSLPSSVDPSPRLPVAGWLTRDAAVRLFAAAGLDFAELERSAAKPGFEPVPLHATASITLHNKIGHIESKNVVAMVEGHGKPDEVVIYTAHWDHLGTDPTRQGHQVYAGAIDNGTGLSMLLQIADAFAHQARPPERSVLFFMPTLEESGLLGSQYYAAKPIFPLNRTVADIAVDALPVIGPARDMTVIGKGQSELEDMLAGVLHKQGRVISPETTPENGFYFRSDHFNFARAGVPAMLASSGLDLRDGGRAAGQKAADDYTAHRYHTTNDVFDPHWNLEGILEDTQALYELGRHLSQAGVWPQWYAGNPFKATRDAMMKPAAPPSK, encoded by the coding sequence ATGCGAGTGAGGAATTTCACCCTGATGGTTGCGCTGGGCCTGGCCGCGTTGCCGCTGCAGGCGGCGACGACTGAACCGGACACGACACGAGCGCCGTCGATCAACGCCGCCGATTTCGCCCGCTTCGACCAGACGCTCAGCTCCGATGCGTTCGGCGGGCGCAAGCCCGGCACGATCGGCGCACAGCGCACCACTGATTTCCTGGTGGCCGAGTTCAAGCGGATGGGCCTGCAGCCGGGCAACCACGGCTCGTGGTTCCAGACCGTGCCGGCCGACTCCACCTTGCTGCTGAACACCGATGTCAGCCTGGACGTCACCGCGGGCGGCAAGTCGCTGAAGCTGGCGTATCGCACCGACATGGTGGTGCAGACCCTGCAGGCGAAAGCCGAGATCGCGCTGAAGGATTCGCCGGTGGTGTTCCTCGGCTACGGCGCGGATGCGCCGGCCTGGCACTGGAACGACTACCGGGGTGTCGACGTGAAGGGCAAGACGGTGATCGTGCTGGTCAACGACCCCGGCTTTGCCAGCCGCGACCCGAAGCTGTTCAACGGCCGCGCGATGACCTGGTACGGCCGCTGGCCGTACAAGTATGCGGAGGCGGCGCTGCAGGGCGCTGCCGCCTGCTTCATCGTGCACACCAGCGACGCCGCGGCCGGTTATCCGTGGAGCGTGCTGCAGAACGGCGCGGTCGGGCCGCAGCTGAGCCTGCCGAGCAGTGTCGATCCATCGCCGCGGTTGCCTGTGGCTGGCTGGCTGACACGCGATGCGGCGGTCCGGCTGTTCGCCGCCGCAGGCCTCGATTTCGCTGAACTCGAACGGTCCGCGGCGAAGCCGGGCTTCGAGCCGGTCCCCTTGCACGCGACCGCCTCGATCACCCTGCACAACAAGATCGGTCATATCGAATCGAAGAACGTGGTAGCGATGGTCGAAGGCCACGGCAAGCCCGACGAGGTGGTGATCTACACCGCGCACTGGGACCATCTGGGCACCGACCCGACCCGCCAGGGCCACCAGGTCTATGCCGGCGCGATCGACAACGGCACCGGCCTGAGCATGCTGCTGCAGATCGCCGATGCGTTCGCGCACCAGGCGCGGCCGCCCGAGCGCAGCGTGCTGTTCTTCATGCCGACGCTGGAGGAATCGGGCCTGCTCGGTTCGCAGTACTACGCGGCGAAGCCGATCTTTCCATTGAACCGCACGGTGGCCGACATCGCCGTCGACGCGTTGCCGGTCATCGGCCCGGCGCGCGACATGACGGTGATCGGCAAGGGCCAGTCCGAGCTGGAGGACATGCTTGCCGGCGTGTTGCATAAGCAGGGTCGGGTGATCTCGCCGGAGACCACGCCGGAGAACGGCTTCTACTTCCGCTCCGACCATTTCAACTTCGCCCGGGCCGGCGTGCCGGCGATGCTGGCCAGTTCGGGCCTCGACCTGCGCGATGGCGGCAGGGCCGCCGGCCAGAAGGCGGCCGACGACTATACGGCGCACCGCTACCACACCACGAACGACGTGTTCGATCCGCACTGGAACCTGGAAGGCATCCTTGAAGATACCCAGGCGCTGTACGAACTGGGCCGACACCTCAGCCAGGCGGGCGTGTGGCCGCAGTGGTATGCCGGCAATCCGTTCAAGGCCACGCGCGATGCCATGATGAAGCCGGCTGCGCCGCCGTCGAAATGA
- a CDS encoding SAM-dependent methyltransferase codes for MDAAPSPGSLVCVGLGMTLGSHLGPLARSYIEQADVVFAGLSDGIVEMWLHKMHQDVRSLQPYYREGKSRMQTYREMVEAILTEVRAGKRVCGVFYGHPGVFAWAPHKSIEVARSEGYEAHMEPGISAEDCLYADLGIDPGRYGCQHFEASQLLFYKRRIDPTAYLVLWQVGLVGDQSLARFSTGSAYRELLVEVLARDYPADHEITIYRGATLPIQQPRIRRIRLADLPQAEVGMEDTVVLPPTGPLQPDLAMRARLDALDKAEIKRDAGVL; via the coding sequence ATGGATGCAGCACCTTCACCCGGCAGCCTGGTCTGCGTGGGCCTGGGCATGACCCTGGGCTCGCACCTCGGCCCGCTGGCGCGCAGCTACATAGAGCAGGCCGACGTGGTGTTCGCCGGGCTCTCCGACGGCATCGTCGAGATGTGGCTGCACAAGATGCACCAGGACGTGCGCAGCCTGCAGCCGTACTACCGCGAAGGCAAGTCGCGCATGCAGACCTACCGCGAGATGGTCGAGGCCATCCTCACCGAGGTGCGCGCGGGCAAGCGGGTGTGCGGCGTGTTCTACGGCCACCCCGGCGTGTTCGCCTGGGCGCCGCACAAGTCGATCGAGGTCGCCCGCAGCGAAGGCTACGAGGCGCACATGGAACCGGGCATCTCGGCCGAGGACTGCCTGTACGCCGACCTCGGCATCGACCCGGGCCGTTACGGCTGCCAGCACTTCGAGGCCAGCCAGCTGCTGTTCTACAAGCGCAGGATCGACCCGACTGCCTACCTGGTGCTGTGGCAGGTGGGCCTGGTCGGCGACCAGTCGCTGGCGCGTTTCTCGACCGGGTCGGCCTACCGCGAACTGCTGGTCGAGGTGCTGGCGCGCGACTACCCGGCCGACCACGAGATCACCATCTACCGCGGCGCCACCTTGCCGATCCAGCAGCCGCGGATCCGCCGGATCCGGCTGGCCGACCTGCCGCAGGCCGAGGTCGGCATGGAAGACACCGTGGTGTTGCCGCCGACCGGTCCGCTGCAGCCCGACCTGGCGATGCGCGCGCGGCTGGACGCGCTGGACAAGGCGGAAATCAAGCGGGATGCCGGCGTTTTGTGA
- a CDS encoding slipin family protein, protein MFGFVGVLVILGALLLFSAVKILPEYQRGVVLTLGRYTGTKGPGLVLLVPFVQRMIRVDLRVTVMDVPPQDVISRDNVSVRVNAVVYFRVVEPDKSVLQVENFLQATSQLAQTRLRSVLGQHELDEILSQRDSINHTLQAILDEATDPWGIKVANVELKDVDLNETMVRAIARQAEAERERRAKVIHAEGELQAAEKLRDAAAMLSQQPQALQLRYLQTLADMSNSGKSSTIVFPLPLDLIKPLMDAFPAKADPAPNQ, encoded by the coding sequence ATGTTCGGATTCGTCGGTGTACTGGTAATTCTCGGCGCGCTGCTGCTGTTCTCCGCGGTGAAGATCCTGCCGGAGTACCAGCGCGGCGTCGTGCTGACGCTGGGCCGCTACACCGGCACCAAGGGGCCCGGACTGGTGCTGCTGGTGCCGTTCGTGCAGCGCATGATCCGCGTCGACCTGCGGGTGACCGTGATGGACGTGCCGCCGCAGGACGTGATCTCGCGCGACAACGTTTCGGTGCGGGTGAACGCGGTGGTCTATTTCCGCGTGGTGGAGCCCGACAAATCCGTGCTGCAGGTGGAGAACTTTCTGCAGGCGACCAGCCAGCTGGCGCAGACCCGGCTGCGCTCGGTACTGGGCCAGCACGAGCTGGACGAGATCCTGTCGCAGCGCGACTCGATCAACCACACCCTGCAGGCGATCCTGGACGAGGCCACCGACCCGTGGGGCATCAAGGTCGCCAACGTGGAGCTCAAGGATGTCGACCTCAACGAGACCATGGTGCGCGCGATCGCCCGCCAGGCCGAAGCCGAGCGCGAACGCCGCGCCAAGGTGATCCATGCCGAGGGCGAGCTGCAGGCCGCCGAGAAATTGCGCGACGCCGCCGCGATGCTGTCGCAGCAACCGCAGGCGCTGCAGCTGCGCTACCTGCAGACGCTGGCTGACATGTCCAACAGCGGCAAGTCCTCGACCATCGTGTTCCCGCTGCCGCTGGACCTGATCAAGCCGCTGATGGATGCGTTTCCGGCGAAGGCCGATCCGGCACCGAACCAGTGA
- a CDS encoding alpha/beta hydrolase family protein: MRMQRWIVAGLLLLFTAVLQAQPVSYAELARHTQYKDVKISPDGKYLAATAVVNGQTVLALIRVSDHQGNLVRPRQEDDVTDFWWASATRVLYSVGERVGGYDAPFATGELFAVNASGNGADMLYGYRRSGMSTGSHIQRATAEYGSAELIATIPDDPNHVLVSISSWSGGGLEGAIPVAYRMDVRNGNKTQLIVAPMRGASFVADHQGRIRFAAGFDNDGNAKVYQHPIDGDGWQLLPEASKNRSMPIEFNRDDSEAYFTCSAPAAFGVCSWDPAKQSLSVVWSNPHVEATRILQGLADDSILGVGFMDGRTGTALFDAQSPDAQTLLTLMKQFPGESVRFVSGTRDGSLSVVLVEADADPGTFLLYDAKARKLTPLLARASWIDPARMATMQPVDFAARDGMQLHGYVSYPPGKESVRHLPMVVLVHGGPFGVRDHWEYQPDVQALATRGYAVLQVNYRGSGGYGYDYERAGWKEWGGKMQDDVTDATRWAITQGIADPQRICIYGGSYGGYAALEGAVKEPDLYKCAVGYVGVYDLPLMYRRGDIPQSSSGEAYLKRQLGDDMDVLASHSPINQLDRLKARVMLVVGGEDKRVPPIQGTNLHQALAKRNIAHEWLYKSNEMHGFYDEANQAEMYAKLVQFVDSSIGPDATATGSSNTAAAH; encoded by the coding sequence ATGAGGATGCAACGCTGGATCGTTGCGGGTCTGCTCTTGCTGTTTACTGCCGTGCTGCAGGCACAGCCGGTCTCTTATGCCGAACTGGCGCGGCATACCCAGTACAAGGACGTGAAAATCTCGCCCGACGGCAAATACCTGGCCGCCACCGCCGTGGTGAACGGGCAGACCGTGCTGGCCCTGATCCGGGTGTCCGATCACCAGGGCAACCTGGTTCGCCCGCGGCAGGAGGACGACGTCACCGATTTCTGGTGGGCGTCCGCTACCCGCGTGCTGTATTCCGTAGGCGAACGTGTCGGCGGTTACGACGCGCCGTTTGCCACCGGCGAACTGTTCGCGGTCAACGCCAGCGGCAATGGCGCGGACATGCTGTACGGCTACCGCCGCAGTGGCATGAGCACCGGCTCGCACATCCAGCGGGCGACAGCCGAATACGGCAGTGCCGAACTGATTGCCACCATCCCGGACGATCCCAACCATGTGCTGGTATCCATCAGTTCGTGGTCGGGAGGCGGGCTTGAGGGCGCCATCCCCGTGGCCTACCGCATGGACGTGCGCAACGGCAACAAGACACAACTCATCGTTGCCCCCATGCGTGGCGCAAGCTTCGTCGCCGACCACCAGGGGCGGATCCGCTTCGCGGCTGGTTTTGACAATGACGGCAACGCCAAGGTCTACCAGCACCCGATCGATGGTGATGGCTGGCAGCTGCTGCCGGAAGCAAGCAAAAACCGCTCGATGCCGATCGAATTCAACCGCGATGACAGCGAGGCGTATTTCACCTGTTCGGCACCCGCCGCCTTCGGCGTTTGCAGCTGGGATCCGGCAAAGCAGTCGCTCAGCGTCGTGTGGAGCAATCCACACGTCGAAGCGACCCGGATACTGCAGGGCCTGGCCGACGACAGCATCCTCGGCGTGGGCTTCATGGACGGCCGTACCGGCACCGCGTTGTTCGACGCGCAGTCACCCGATGCGCAGACCCTGCTCACCCTGATGAAGCAGTTCCCCGGCGAGAGCGTCCGCTTCGTCTCCGGCACGCGCGATGGCAGCCTGAGCGTGGTGCTGGTCGAGGCGGACGCCGATCCCGGCACGTTCCTGCTGTACGACGCCAAGGCCCGGAAACTCACGCCGCTGCTGGCCCGGGCCTCGTGGATCGACCCCGCCCGGATGGCCACCATGCAGCCGGTCGACTTCGCGGCACGCGACGGCATGCAACTGCACGGCTACGTGAGCTATCCGCCCGGCAAGGAAAGCGTCAGGCACCTGCCGATGGTGGTGCTGGTACACGGCGGCCCGTTCGGCGTCCGCGACCATTGGGAATACCAGCCGGACGTGCAGGCGCTGGCAACCCGTGGCTACGCCGTGCTGCAGGTGAACTATCGCGGTTCCGGTGGCTACGGCTACGACTACGAACGCGCCGGCTGGAAGGAGTGGGGCGGCAAGATGCAGGACGATGTCACCGACGCGACCCGCTGGGCGATCACACAAGGCATCGCCGATCCGCAGCGGATCTGCATCTACGGTGGCAGCTACGGTGGTTATGCGGCACTCGAGGGCGCGGTGAAGGAGCCGGATCTGTACAAGTGTGCGGTCGGCTACGTGGGCGTCTACGACCTGCCCCTGATGTACCGCCGCGGCGACATCCCGCAATCGAGCTCTGGCGAGGCCTACCTGAAGCGCCAGCTGGGCGACGACATGGACGTGCTGGCCAGTCATTCGCCGATCAACCAGCTCGACCGGCTCAAGGCACGCGTGATGCTGGTGGTTGGCGGCGAGGACAAGCGCGTGCCGCCGATCCAGGGCACCAACCTGCACCAGGCGCTGGCGAAACGGAACATCGCGCACGAATGGCTGTACAAGTCCAACGAAATGCACGGCTTCTACGACGAAGCCAACCAGGCCGAGATGTATGCAAAGCTCGTGCAGTTCGTCGACTCCAGCATCGGCCCCGATGCCACGGCGACGGGGAGCAGCAATACCGCCGCCGCCCACTGA